From one Ahaetulla prasina isolate Xishuangbanna chromosome 18, ASM2864084v1, whole genome shotgun sequence genomic stretch:
- the GNB1 gene encoding guanine nucleotide-binding protein G(I)/G(S)/G(T) subunit beta-1, protein MSELDQLRQEAEQLKNQIRDARKACADATLAQITANIDPVGRIQMRTRRTLRGHLAKIYAMHWGTDSRLLVSASQDGKLIIWDSYTTNKVHAIPLRSSWVMTCAYAPSGNYVACGGLDNICSIYNLKTREGNVRVSRELAGHTGYLSCCRFVDDNQIVTSSGDTTCALWDIETGQQTTTFTGHTGDVMSLSLAPDSKCFVSGACDASAKLWDVREGMCRQTFTGHESDINAICFFPNGNAFATGSDDATCRLFDLRADQELMVYSHDNIICGITSVAFSKSGRLLLAGYDDFNCNVWDTLKADRAGVLAGHDNRVSCLGVTDDGMAVATGSWDSFLKIWN, encoded by the exons ATGAGTGAACTCGATCAGTTACGCCAGGAGGCTGAACAACTAAAGAATCAGATCAGA GATGCTAGGAAAGCCTGTGCTGACGCTACCTTGGCCCAG ATTACAGCCAACATTGATCCTGTGGGTCGTATTCAGATGCGCACTAGAAGAACACTGCGAGGACACTTGGCCAAAATTTATGCAATGCACTGGGGAACCGATTCCAG GCTTCTGGTTAGTGCATCACAAGATGGAAAACTGATCATTTGGGACAGCTACACCACAAACAAG GTCCATGCCATCCCATTGCGTTCCTCTTGGGTCATGACCTGCGCATACGCCCCTTCCGGAAACTATGTGGCCTGCGGTGGTCTCGATAACATTTGCTCCATTTACAACTTGAAAACACGCGAAGGCAACGTCCGAGTAAGCCGTGAGCTGGCAGGCCACACAG gctaTTTGTCCTGTTGCCGGTTTGTGGATGATAATCAGATTGTGACCAGCTCTGGAGATACTACTTG CGCCCTGTGGGACATAGAAACCGGACAGCAAACTACCACGTTTACTGGCCACACCGGCGATGTCATGAGCCTATCCCTCGCTCCGGATTCCAAGTGTTTCGTCTCCGGTGCCTGCGATGCCTCAGCCAAGCTGTGGGATGTCCGAGAAGGGATGTGCAGGCAGACCTTCACCGGCCACGAGTCGGACATCAATGCCATTTGT TTCTTCCCCAATGGCAACGCTTTCGCCACTGGCTCCGACGATGCCACGTGCCGGCTTTTCGATCTCCGTGCCGACCAAGAGCTCATGGTTTATTCCCACGACAACATCATCTGTGGCATCACCTCCGTAGCATTTTCCAAGAGTGGGCGTCTCCTGCTAGCCGGTTACGACGACTTCAACTGCAACGTGTGGGACACGCTCAAAGCGGACAGAGCAG GCGTCTTAGCTGGCCACGATAACCGCGTCAGTTGCTTAGGTGTGACCGACGATGGCATGGCGGTGGCAACAGGATCGTGGGATAGCTTCCTCAAGATCTGGAACTGA